The following proteins are co-located in the Papaver somniferum cultivar HN1 unplaced genomic scaffold, ASM357369v1 unplaced-scaffold_128, whole genome shotgun sequence genome:
- the LOC113331736 gene encoding uncharacterized protein LOC113331736, which translates to MDSIVSAALTEICSQGINGIFLKDLWPTLEDTVSSSGLSLCESVKTTIYDRLVKTPGLEFKASSTNTKKASSSSSTSDSPFRKTCSFGEAEKLGLRIVAAEHLRDSFVGLYDLKAADAGISAPQRRALERLARARSAGVTQSQLAKEFGMKGNNIFYVVRNLECQGLVVRQSTTVRTKESVVEGESVSNNTSIVHTNLIHLYRYAKHLSSQQKLEIMKGDAMESPKRAEGSTSNEDATVGDHAKEDVLVMDFLPALKAVCDKLEVADGKVLVVSDIKQALGYRKTPGHRAWRNICNRLKDAGLVEEFNAEVNRKIVSCMRLLKSFNPKQFEPKHAVGGADDFNSDQQLKFGNRGQVSAQIFELPIEHQIHDMIAAEGAKGITVNEILKRLGLSNKKYYTRLLNMFSRFGCHLQSESHNRSMLYRVWTSGNFTGSSLSTLPSKPTDVVNVVEPSSQSKKDLDLHDKSDEDMLQLDSLTTNDESALEKVESEQKGREPFCSPVAKTENKQMIISGSHPHDLASLSGNAELDLVQNELNIVPSETPPSSNHSKARSYQKYPCLMLTPTSSQREQRLLERIQEEKFILSVELYKWLESLEKDKPTTLAKKTVTRALNKLQNEGHCKCIHVSVPVVTNCGRSRTTEVVLHKSVQLTPELLGQVHERLRSFDMLSRGQGLARIKNEKSVPVLTGINRIISNDMSDSQAVKAEAMRSNGFVLAKMVRAKLLHNFLWSYLSCSSDWDDALSSGRHGYDLKNPHSTCKLFALDLAIKAMPLELFLQVVGSALKFEDMIESCKRGLCLSDLPVQDYKSLMDTRATGRLSWIIDVLRRLKLIRLVTDGQIEDALLTTLTYAMELKPYIEEPSSRLPLSLGVNSSDLRPRIRHDFILSSKEAVDIYWKTLEYCYATADPSAAVHAFPGSAVHEVFLYRSWASVRVMTADQRALLLKRVIKDDLANKISFKDCVQIARDLNLTLEQVLRVSNDKKQSRLHRFQTDFDNHKLDSQPETSKCRSRKRKKRSKTKSSKHRKSVNRESGMLKSPLSESNCEDTEEENPITTDLEDHDVHNQEGEEEIQAEDGEELGTNGEDQDDNCDFISQCAFPKTTRHSKFVWTEASDRQLVIQYVRYHAELGAKFYRTFWATLPDLPAPPEACRRRMASLKKIPEFRTAIMRLCNLLGFRYVNHLLKSKEKELQFNNGSGNTFQDSSRKKCATANFSDCLERNLESDFEDQMWDDFEDQKVRRALDEVLCCLRVLKAEGGKRAGTSPERHLESQARDFQEQPTTASGEDMQIYGGKRQKRTKCHRLPGKFLKLLNEGISVSRRAYESLAVANAVELLKLVFLSISTAPEVPTLLAETLRRYSEHDLFAAFNYLRQKKFMVGGNGSQPFVLSQQFMHSVSSSPFPVNTGKRASKFASWLSEREKSLMEEGIHLNADLQCGDIFQLLALVSSGELCISPRLPEEGVGDVEEKRNSKRKTYEDEICNNDQAKKPAEGECSTRREKGFPGINVSLIRAVIPRTDCGGVSNNEKTRTCSSRVDENDQSFCTATAIGGDGSFISAKLNSQNDVGDSAASSVTVDESPWKAMADYGEYLMSNLSDEDRVGPLFPEIFQNLHSAILKSGDQGLSMLEISKVAAIRGEKMAELVVDVLQVFGSAVRVNGYDDVHVVNTSFRSKYFLSSADGRYENIKSSRHRKRPRISNDNCLATSQKYWEKDVTNMESDVVHKVTMLNLPEDVYQLSVERQPHEVNVTFQDSAQVRVVSSERQRENTECTMTSSDSHSFRPILPWINGDGTTNHIVYKGLIRRVLGIVMQNPGILEYDVIQQMNTLNPQNCRKLLGLMVLDNHLIVKKMYQTTSAGPPGLLSLFCKSFKKSESIYREHYFANPMSSSLL; encoded by the exons ATGGATTCAATAGTGTCAGCAGCTCTAACAGAGATATGTTCACAAGGCATTAATGGAATTTTCCTCAAAGATTTATGGCCAACACTAGAAGATACTGTATCTTCATCTGGTCTTAGTCTATGTGAGAGTGTGAAGACCACAATTTATGATCGACTTGTTAAAACACCTGGTCTTGAATTCAAAGCATCTTCCACTAATACTAagaaagcatcatcatcatcatctacttctgaTTCTCCATTTCGAAAAACTTGTTCTTTTGGAGAAGCTGAGAAATTAGGGTTGAGAATTGTTGCTGCTGAGCATCTTAGAGATAGTTTTGTTGGTCTTTATGATCTTAAAGCTGCCGATGCTGGTATTTCTGCTCCTCAAAGACGTGCGCTTGAAAGACTTGCTCGTGCTAG AAGTGCCGGAGTAACACAAAGTCAACTTGCTAAGGAATTTGGCATGAAAGGAAATAACATTTTCTATGTAGTGAGGAACTTAGAATGCCAGGGGTTGGTTGTTAGGCAATCAACTACCGTAAGGACAAAAGAATCTGTAGTGGAGGGAGAAAGTGTCTCAAATAACACTTCCATTGTCCACACCAACTTGATTCATTTATATCGTTATGCAAAGCATTTAAGTTCTCAACAAAAACTCGAGATCATGAAAGGAGATGCAATGGAGAGTCCAAAGCGTGCGGAAGGAAGTACTTCAAATGAGGATGCCACTGTAGGAGATCATGCTAAAGAAGATGTTCTTGTAATGGATTTTCTGCCAGCCTTGAAAGCTGTTTGTGATAAACTTGAAGTAGCCGATGGGAAG GTACTGGTTGTCTCAGATATTAAACAGGCTCTTGGTTATCGGAAGACTCCCGGACATAGAGCTTGGAGAAAT ATCTGCAACCGATTGAAAGATGCTGGTCTTGTCGAAGAGTTCAATGCAGAAGTGAACAGGAAG ATTGTCAGCTGTATGCGGTTATTGAAAAGTTTTAATCCCAAGCAATTTGAGCCAAAACATGCTGTAGGCGGAGCTGATGATTTTAACTCAGACCAACAACTAAAATTTGGAAATAGAGGCCAAGTCAGCGCACAGATTTTTGAGCTTCCGATTGAGCATCAAATACATGATATGATTGCTGCCGAAGGGGCAAAGGGTATAACGGTTAATGAG ATCTTGAAGCGACTTGGGCTTAGTAATAAGAAATATTATACTCGTCTTCTCAACATGTTCTCAAGGTTTGGGTGTCACCTGCAATCCGAGAGCCACAATAGGTCCATGCTCTATCGAGTTTGGACGTCTGGAAACTTCACTGGTAGTTCCTTGTCCACTCTTCCTAGTAAACCGACAGATGTTGTCAATGTAGTTGAGCCATCCTCGCAAAGCAAAAAGGATCTGGATCTTCATGATAAGTCAGATGAGGACATGCTGCAGTTGGATTCTTTGACCACCAACGATGAGTCAGCCCTTGAGAAAGTGGAAAGTGAACAAAAAGGAAGAGAACCTTTCTGTAGCCCTGTTGCAAAAACTGAGAATAAACAGATGATTATCAGTGGAAGTCATCCGCATGATTTAGCTAGTTTGAGTGGGAATGCAGAACTTGATTTAGTGCAAAATGAGTTAAATATTGTTCCATCAGAAACACCTCCTTCCTCAAACCATTCCAAGGCTCGATCATATCAAAAATACCCGTGTCTTATGCTGACCCCTACTAGTTCCCAGAGGGAGCAAAGGCTACTCGAACGGATCCAG GAggaaaagttcattctatcagTCGAGCTTTATAAGTGGCTGGAGAGCCTTGAGAAGGACAAACCCACAACACTGGCTAAGAAAACCGTGACACGTGCTTTAAATAAACTTCAGAATGAAGGGCACTGCAAATGTATTCATGTAAGTGTTCCTGTTGTTACTAATTGTGGTCGTAGCCGCACGACAGAGGTGGTATTGCACAAGTCTGTTCAATTAACTCCTGAACTTTTGGGTCAAGTTCATGAAAGATTAAGATCTTTTGATATGTTAAGTCGTGGCCAAGGCTTAGCTCGTATAAAGAATGAAAAATCAGTTCCTGTACTGACTGGTATTAATAGGATTATCAGCAATGATATGTCAGACTCCCAAGCTGTTAAAGCTGAAGCAATGCGTtctaatgggtttgttcttgCAAAAATGGTTCGCGCTAAGTTGCTACACAACTTTCTATGGAGTTATTTAAGTTGTTCATCTGATTGGGATGATGCTTTGTCCTCTGGGAGACATGGTTATGACCTGAAGAACCCTCATAGCACTTGCAAATTGTTTGCGCTGGATTTGGCTATAAAGGCAATGCCACTCGAGCTTTTTCTTCAAGTTGTTGGATCCGCACTAAAGTTTGAGGATATGATTGAGAGTTGCAAACGTGGTCTGTGTCTCTCTGATCTGCCTGTGCAGGATTACAAGTCTTTGATGGACACTCGGGCTACTGGGCGACTCTCATGGATTATTGATGTATTACGACGACTCAAG CTGATTCGGTTAGTGACTGATGGACAAATAGAAGATGCTCTGCTTACCACTCTTACCTATGCGATGGAGCTTAAACCTTATATTGAGGAGCCCTCGTCAAGACTCCCACTATCGCTAGGTGTCAATTCTTCAGATCTTCGACCAAGGATCAGACATGACTTTATCCTATCAAGTAAGGAAGCTGTGGATATATATTGGAAAACTTTGGAGTATTGTTACGCCACTGCTGATCCTTCTGCTGCAGTGCATGCTTTCCCTGGTTCTGCTGTACATGAG GTGTTTCTTTATCGATCATGGGCTTCCGTTCGGGTTATGACAGCTGATCAGCGTGCACTGCTGCTCAAACGTGTAATTAAAGATGACCTAGCAAATAAGATTTCTTTCAAGGACTGTGTACAGATTGCCAGGGATTTAAATCTCACCCTAGAACAG GTGCTTCGGGTCTCTAATGATAAAAAACAGTCACGTCTTCATAGATTCCAAACAGATTTCGATAATCACAAGCTGGATTCTCAACCAGAAACAAGTAAATGCAGATCTCGGAAAAGGAAGAAAAGATCCAAAACAAAGTCATCGAAACATAGAAAGTCCGTAAATCGAGAATCAGGTATGTTAAAAAGCCCATTATCTGAAAGTAATTGCGAGGATACAGAAGAAGAAAATCCTATTACAACTGATCTTGAAGACCATGACGTTCATAATCAAGAAGGCGAAGAGGAAATACAagcagaagatggagaagaactgGGAACAAATGGGGAGGACCAAGATGACAATTGTGATTTTATCAGCCAGTGTGCCTTTCCCAAAACAACTCGTCACTCAAAATTTGTGTGGACTGAGGCGTCAGATAG GCAACTGGTGATTCAGTACGTAAGATACCATGCAGAACTTGGGGCCAAATTTTATCGCACTTTTTGGGCCACTCTACCTGACCTTCCTGCACCTCCGGAAGCCTGCAGGAGAAGAATGGCATCCCTGAAAAAAATTCCAGAATTTAGAACTGCGATAATGAGGCTATGTAACCTGCTCGGTTTTCGATATGTCAACCATCTGCTAAAATCTAAGGAGAAGGAACTCCAGTTTAACAATGGTTCTGGGAATACTTTTCAGGATTCTTCAAGAAAAAAGTGTGCCACTGCCAATTTCTCTGACTGTCTTGAAAGAAATCTGGAGTCAGATTTCGAGGACCAAATGTGGGATGATTTTGAGGATCAAAAAGTAAGAAGGGCTCTTGACGAGGTGCTTTGTTGCTTACGGGTTTTGAAGGCAGAAGGTGGTAAGCGAGCTGGAACTTCACCTGAAAGACATTTGGAATCTCAAGCTCGT GATTTCCAAGAGCAGCCAACCACCGCTAGTGGGGAGGACATGCAGATTTATGGAGGAAAACGACAAAAAAGAACTAAGTGCCATCGCCTGCCTGGAAAGTTCCTGAAGCTTCTTAATGAAGGAATCAGTGTTAGCAGAAGGGCATACGAATCCTTGGCAGTTGCTAATGCTGTAGAACTCCTTAAGCTTGTATTTTTGAGCATATCAACTGCCCCTGAGGTGCCCACTTTGCTGGCAGAGACTCTGCGTCGTTATTCTGAGCATGACCTATTTGCAGCTTTTAATTACCTCAGACAGAAGAAATTCATG GTGGGTGGAAATGGCAGTCAGCCCTTTGTACTATCTCAACAATTTATGCACAGtgtttcatcttctccatttccAGTGAACACTGGAAAGAGGGCTTCTAAATTTGCTAGTTGGCTGAGTGAAAGAGAAAAAAGTCTGATGGAAGAGGGGATTCATCTTAATGCTGATTTACAGTGTGGTGATATTTTCCAATTGTTAGCTTTAGTTTCTTCAGGAGAGCTGTGCATTTCACCACGCTTGCCGGAGGAAGGTGTTGGAGATGTTGAGGAGAAGAGAAACTCTAAAAGAAAAACTTATGAGGATGAGATATGTAACAATGATCAAGCTAAAAAGCCTGCTGAGGGGGAATGTAGCACCCGCAGAGAGAAAGGTTTTCCTGGTATAAATGTATCCTTAATCCGTGCAGTAATTCCGAGAACTGACTGCGGGGGAGTTTCCAATAATGAAAAGACTCGCACATGTTCATCTCGGGTCGATGAAAATGACCAATCCTTTTGTACGGCAACGGCTATTGGTGGCGATGGCTCTTTTATTTCTGCAAAGCTAAATTCACAAAATGATGTTGGCGATTCTGCTGCATCATCAGTGACAGTCGATGAATCCCCATGGAAAGCTATGGCTGATTATGGTGAATATTTGATGTCCAATCTTTCTGATGAGGATCGAGTGGGACCTTTATTTCCTGAAATCTTCCAGAATCTTCATTCTGCTATTCTTAAATCTGGTGACCAAGGGTTGAGCATGCTGGAAATTTCCAAAGTTGCAGCTATTAGGG GGGAAAAGATGGCTGAACTTGTTGTAGATGTGCTTCAAGTATTTGGATCAGCTGTGAGG GTCAACGGATACGACGATGTTCATGTTGTTAATACTTCATTCCGTTCAAAGTACTTTTTATCCTCTGCTGATGGTCGTTATGAGAACATAAAGTCTTCCCGACACAGGAAGCGTCCAAGGATAAGTAATGACAATTGTTTGGCAACCTCACAAAAATATTGGGAAAAGGATGTTACTAACATGGAGTCTGATGTTGTGCATAAAGTAACTATGCTCAATCTACCCGAAGACGTTTATCAACTCTCGGTTGAACGTCAACCTCATGAAGTAAATGTTACATTTCAAGATTCTGCACAGGTCAGAGTTGTTTCTTCAGAACGGCAGAGAGAAAATACAGAATGCACAATGACTTCGAGTGATTCTCATTCATTTAGACCCATATTGCCATGGATAAATGGTGATGGAACAACTAACCATATTGTCTACAAGGGACTTATACGGCGGGTCCTTGGAATAGTGATGCAAAATCCTGGTATTCTAGAG TATGACGTTATCCAGCAGATGAACACATTGAATCCTCAG AACTGTAGAAAGCTGTTGGGGCTGATGGTTCTTGATAACCACCTTATTGTGAAGAAAATGTACCAAACTACTTCGGCTGGGCCTCCTGGATTACTGAGCCTCTTCTGTAAGAGTTTCAAGAAATCGGAGTCGATATATAGAGAGCATTACTTTGCAAATCCCATGAGTTCCTCCCTCTTATAG